The proteins below are encoded in one region of Sminthopsis crassicaudata isolate SCR6 chromosome 1, ASM4859323v1, whole genome shotgun sequence:
- the MEF2B gene encoding myocyte-specific enhancer factor 2B isoform X2 — MGRKKIQISRILDQRNRQVTFTKRKFGLMKKAYELSVLCDCEIALIIFNSANRLFQYASTDMDRVLLKYTEYSEPHESRTNTDILETLKRKGLGLESQELELDEGLVEPGEKLRRLGGDGADIALVRPKFYSATPALPSPDLAYGAVPPPGSGPEPCGLGEAAPGQGRPSPFRPAASKAGPPSGRSPGPLPPGLGPPLFSPGSLPRALANKTPPPLYLAADGRRPDLPSNLTGPRAGLSATRTLYGSLQNPSPISAPGSGGLSSHGLGAFPFLSSSQAEYGHGDPSPHPGLLQPLALVPWQPPRGDGSPGSQSHLSVRPGSAPGPGEETPAAPGSSPPALSIKSERVSPGVAPPSERPPSRDDFTKSYPYPAGGLARPGQPLRRLHVADGWPR, encoded by the exons atgggaagaaaaaaaatccagatctCCAGAATTCTAGACCAACGGAACCGTCAG GTGACTTTTACCAAGCGGAAGTTCGGCCTGATGAAGAAGGCCTACGAGCTGAGTGTCCTCTGCGACTGTGAGATCGCCCTCATCATCTTCAACAGCGCCAACCGCCTGTTCCAGTACGCCAGCACGGACATGGACCGCGTGCTGCTCAAGTACACGGAGTACAGCGAGCCCCACGAGAGCCGGACCAACACGGACATCCTTGAG ACGCTGAAGCGGAAGGGGCTCGGCTTAGAGAGCCAGGAGCTGGAGCTGGATGAGGGCCTGGTGGAGCCTGGAGAGAAGCTGCGGCGTCTTGGGGGCGATGGAGCTGATATAGCCCTGGTCCGACCCAAGTTTTAT TCAGCGACTCCGGCTCTGCCTAGCCCTGACCTGGCATATGGGGCAGTACCTCCCCCAGGGTCTGGGCCTGAGCCATGCGGGCTAGGCGAGGCTGCCCCCGGCCAGGGCCGGCCGTCCCCCTTCCGTCCTGCTGCATCCAAGGCCGGTCCCCCATCAGGCCGTTCCCCGGGGCCGCTGCCCCCAG GTCTAGGACCCCCGCTTTTCTCCCCAGGCAGCCTTCCTCGGGCACTGGCCAACAAGACCCCTCCCCCGCTATATCTGGCAGCTGATGGACGGAGGCCAGACCTGCCTAGTAACCTGACAGGGCCCAGGGCAGGCCTGAGTGCCACG AGAACTCTCTATGGAAGCCTCCAGAATCCCAGCCCCATCTCGGCCCCAGGCAGTGGTGGTCTCTCCAGTCATGGGCTGGgggcttttcccttcctttcctcaagCCAGGCAG AGTATGGTCATGGAGACCCTTCCCCTCACCCGGGCCTCCTCCAGCCCCTGGCCCTGGTCCCCTGGCAGCCCCCACGGGGGGACGGGTCCCCCGGCTCCCAGTCACACCTTAG TGTCCGCCCCGGCTCCGCCCCCGGGCCGGGCGAGGAGACTCCGGCGGCCCCGGGAAGCTCTCCGCCGGCGCTCAGCATCAAGTCCGAGCGCGTGTCCCCCGGAGTTGCGCCCCCCTCGGAGCGCCCCCCATCCCGGGACGACTTCACCAAGAGCTACCCCTACCCGGCAGGGGGGCTGGCCCGGCCCGGCCAGCCCCTCCGGCGGCTCCACGTGGCCGACGGCTGGCCCAGATAG
- the MEF2B gene encoding myocyte-specific enhancer factor 2B isoform X1, which produces MGRKKIQISRILDQRNRQVTFTKRKFGLMKKAYELSVLCDCEIALIIFNSANRLFQYASTDMDRVLLKYTEYSEPHESRTNTDILETLKRKGLGLESQELELDEGLVEPGEKLRRLGGDGADIALVRPKFYSATPALPSPDLAYGAVPPPGSGPEPCGLGEAAPGQGRPSPFRPAASKAGPPSGRSPGPLPPVGLGPPLFSPGSLPRALANKTPPPLYLAADGRRPDLPSNLTGPRAGLSATRTLYGSLQNPSPISAPGSGGLSSHGLGAFPFLSSSQAEYGHGDPSPHPGLLQPLALVPWQPPRGDGSPGSQSHLSVRPGSAPGPGEETPAAPGSSPPALSIKSERVSPGVAPPSERPPSRDDFTKSYPYPAGGLARPGQPLRRLHVADGWPR; this is translated from the exons atgggaagaaaaaaaatccagatctCCAGAATTCTAGACCAACGGAACCGTCAG GTGACTTTTACCAAGCGGAAGTTCGGCCTGATGAAGAAGGCCTACGAGCTGAGTGTCCTCTGCGACTGTGAGATCGCCCTCATCATCTTCAACAGCGCCAACCGCCTGTTCCAGTACGCCAGCACGGACATGGACCGCGTGCTGCTCAAGTACACGGAGTACAGCGAGCCCCACGAGAGCCGGACCAACACGGACATCCTTGAG ACGCTGAAGCGGAAGGGGCTCGGCTTAGAGAGCCAGGAGCTGGAGCTGGATGAGGGCCTGGTGGAGCCTGGAGAGAAGCTGCGGCGTCTTGGGGGCGATGGAGCTGATATAGCCCTGGTCCGACCCAAGTTTTAT TCAGCGACTCCGGCTCTGCCTAGCCCTGACCTGGCATATGGGGCAGTACCTCCCCCAGGGTCTGGGCCTGAGCCATGCGGGCTAGGCGAGGCTGCCCCCGGCCAGGGCCGGCCGTCCCCCTTCCGTCCTGCTGCATCCAAGGCCGGTCCCCCATCAGGCCGTTCCCCGGGGCCGCTGCCCCCAG TAGGTCTAGGACCCCCGCTTTTCTCCCCAGGCAGCCTTCCTCGGGCACTGGCCAACAAGACCCCTCCCCCGCTATATCTGGCAGCTGATGGACGGAGGCCAGACCTGCCTAGTAACCTGACAGGGCCCAGGGCAGGCCTGAGTGCCACG AGAACTCTCTATGGAAGCCTCCAGAATCCCAGCCCCATCTCGGCCCCAGGCAGTGGTGGTCTCTCCAGTCATGGGCTGGgggcttttcccttcctttcctcaagCCAGGCAG AGTATGGTCATGGAGACCCTTCCCCTCACCCGGGCCTCCTCCAGCCCCTGGCCCTGGTCCCCTGGCAGCCCCCACGGGGGGACGGGTCCCCCGGCTCCCAGTCACACCTTAG TGTCCGCCCCGGCTCCGCCCCCGGGCCGGGCGAGGAGACTCCGGCGGCCCCGGGAAGCTCTCCGCCGGCGCTCAGCATCAAGTCCGAGCGCGTGTCCCCCGGAGTTGCGCCCCCCTCGGAGCGCCCCCCATCCCGGGACGACTTCACCAAGAGCTACCCCTACCCGGCAGGGGGGCTGGCCCGGCCCGGCCAGCCCCTCCGGCGGCTCCACGTGGCCGACGGCTGGCCCAGATAG
- the MEF2B gene encoding myocyte-specific enhancer factor 2B isoform X3 — protein sequence MGRKKIQISRILDQRNRQVTFTKRKFGLMKKAYELSVLCDCEIALIIFNSANRLFQYASTDMDRVLLKYTEYSEPHESRTNTDILETLKRKGLGLESQELELDEGLVEPGEKLRRLGGDGADIALVRPKFYSATPALPSPDLAYGAVPPPGSGPEPCGLGEAAPGQGRPSPFRPAASKAGPPSGRSPGPLPPVGLGPPLFSPGSLPRALANKTPPPLYLAADGRRPDLPSNLTGPRAGLSATRTLYGSLQNPSPISAPGSGGLSSHGLGAFPFLSSSQAVQSLPLEHTVAADFVPTPYRVWSWRPFPSPGPPPAPGPGPLAAPTGGRVPRLPVTP from the exons atgggaagaaaaaaaatccagatctCCAGAATTCTAGACCAACGGAACCGTCAG GTGACTTTTACCAAGCGGAAGTTCGGCCTGATGAAGAAGGCCTACGAGCTGAGTGTCCTCTGCGACTGTGAGATCGCCCTCATCATCTTCAACAGCGCCAACCGCCTGTTCCAGTACGCCAGCACGGACATGGACCGCGTGCTGCTCAAGTACACGGAGTACAGCGAGCCCCACGAGAGCCGGACCAACACGGACATCCTTGAG ACGCTGAAGCGGAAGGGGCTCGGCTTAGAGAGCCAGGAGCTGGAGCTGGATGAGGGCCTGGTGGAGCCTGGAGAGAAGCTGCGGCGTCTTGGGGGCGATGGAGCTGATATAGCCCTGGTCCGACCCAAGTTTTAT TCAGCGACTCCGGCTCTGCCTAGCCCTGACCTGGCATATGGGGCAGTACCTCCCCCAGGGTCTGGGCCTGAGCCATGCGGGCTAGGCGAGGCTGCCCCCGGCCAGGGCCGGCCGTCCCCCTTCCGTCCTGCTGCATCCAAGGCCGGTCCCCCATCAGGCCGTTCCCCGGGGCCGCTGCCCCCAG TAGGTCTAGGACCCCCGCTTTTCTCCCCAGGCAGCCTTCCTCGGGCACTGGCCAACAAGACCCCTCCCCCGCTATATCTGGCAGCTGATGGACGGAGGCCAGACCTGCCTAGTAACCTGACAGGGCCCAGGGCAGGCCTGAGTGCCACG AGAACTCTCTATGGAAGCCTCCAGAATCCCAGCCCCATCTCGGCCCCAGGCAGTGGTGGTCTCTCCAGTCATGGGCTGGgggcttttcccttcctttcctcaagCCAGGCAG TCCAGAGCCTCCCCCTAGAGCACACAGTTGCAGCTGACTTTGTCCCCACTCCCTACAGAGTATGGTCATGGAGACCCTTCCCCTCACCCGGGCCTCCTCCAGCCCCTGGCCCTGGTCCCCTGGCAGCCCCCACGGGGGGACGGGTCCCCCGGCTCCCAGTCACACCTTAG